One part of the Tunicatimonas pelagia genome encodes these proteins:
- a CDS encoding S41 family peptidase: protein MYRIHLLLLSLPFLAVSQDYENPLWMRYPALSPDGQTIVLSYQGDLYSVPSSGGEAVPLTLHEAHDYHPVWSPDGQQVAFASDRFGNFDVYLMPARGGRAERLTYHSAHDHPSGFGSDSQSVLFTSSRTPSAESALFPYGRFNQLYQIPTTGGQPTQKLSLPMNHAHPSSSGDRILYQDLKGYEDIWRKHHTSSIARDIWLYDANSGEHTQLTTFTGEDRNAWWSADEQSAYYLSEESGSFNVWKMNVDNPAQKTQLTNFDLHPVRFLSVADDGTLCFGYHGEIYTMNEGEQPQKVSINIRTDDKYNARRLETFTSKATEMALSPNGEEIALVVRGEIFVTDVESGLTKRVTNTPEQERSISFSPDGQKILYASERDSSWNLYETRIARDEEPYFYAATVLEETPILETKAETFQPAYSPDGKEVAFLEERTTLKVINLESKGVRTILPGDKNYSYSDGDQWYQWSPDGKWFLAQFLDRGRWIPEVGLIAASGESEITNLTNSGYADVLPKWQMDGEVAVWFTDRSGMRSHGSWGSQDDVYAMFFDPAAWEKFNLSKEEYALLKEKEKEKKEDSEEKDEKDKKEKEVTDPINIKLEDIEDRTARLTIHSSSLADALLSPDGEKLYYMSSFEKGHDVWVTDLRERSTEILVKLNQRGGQLAMDKEGKNLFVLNGGKITKVDIEKKNKKPVTFKADMQLKPLAEREYLYEHMWRQVLKKFYVKDLHNVGWDSLKVAYAQFLPHINNNYDFAEMMSELLGELNASHTGCRYYPDTEGADETASLAVFYDEAYEGDGLKIQEIMDKSPLADPEYNIQAGHVIEKIDGETISAGMNIAPLLNHKKDQFTLLSMYNPDENQRWDVRVKPVSTGRESELLYERWVKQRRTETEQLSDGKIGYVHVRGMNDASFREVFSELLGRYSDKESVVIDTRFNGGGWLHDDLVTFLNGREYMTFLPRGQKIGAEPQFKWTRPSSVIMGEGNYSDAHMFPFAYKALGIGETVGMPVPGTGTAVWWERQIDPSLVFGIPQVGMVDTDGNFLENQQLEPDHLVKNDPKPVLEGEDQQLKKAVEILYQPTDIPMGK, encoded by the coding sequence ATGTATCGCATACATCTTCTCCTCCTATCTCTGCCATTTTTAGCAGTTAGTCAAGATTACGAAAACCCGCTTTGGATGCGCTATCCGGCACTTTCTCCCGATGGGCAAACTATTGTACTGAGCTATCAAGGCGATTTATACTCCGTGCCCAGCTCCGGGGGAGAGGCGGTTCCGCTCACCCTACACGAAGCGCACGACTATCATCCGGTTTGGTCGCCCGATGGGCAGCAGGTTGCTTTTGCTTCCGATCGTTTTGGTAACTTTGATGTTTATCTGATGCCGGCTCGGGGCGGCAGAGCGGAGCGACTTACTTACCATTCGGCTCACGATCACCCTTCAGGTTTCGGGTCTGATAGCCAAAGTGTACTCTTCACTTCTTCTCGTACTCCTAGTGCCGAAAGTGCGTTGTTTCCCTACGGACGGTTCAACCAACTGTACCAGATTCCCACTACCGGCGGGCAACCTACGCAAAAACTTTCGTTGCCAATGAATCACGCTCACCCGTCTTCTTCAGGTGACAGAATATTATATCAGGATTTGAAGGGTTACGAAGATATTTGGCGTAAACACCACACCTCCTCCATTGCCCGCGACATCTGGTTGTACGATGCTAACTCCGGTGAGCATACGCAGCTTACTACGTTTACCGGAGAAGATCGTAATGCCTGGTGGAGTGCTGACGAACAATCGGCGTATTATCTGAGCGAAGAAAGTGGCAGCTTCAATGTTTGGAAGATGAATGTGGATAATCCGGCACAGAAAACGCAGCTAACTAATTTTGATCTGCATCCGGTACGTTTTCTGTCGGTTGCCGATGACGGCACGCTTTGCTTTGGCTACCACGGAGAAATTTATACCATGAATGAGGGCGAGCAGCCTCAAAAAGTGAGTATCAACATTCGTACCGATGATAAGTACAATGCCCGCCGACTAGAAACTTTTACCAGCAAAGCCACCGAAATGGCTCTTTCACCCAACGGCGAAGAGATTGCCTTGGTGGTGCGCGGTGAGATATTTGTGACGGATGTAGAAAGTGGACTGACCAAACGAGTGACCAACACTCCTGAGCAGGAGCGATCTATCAGCTTTAGCCCCGACGGACAAAAAATTCTCTACGCCAGCGAGCGCGACAGTAGCTGGAACCTCTACGAAACCCGTATTGCCCGTGATGAAGAACCGTATTTCTACGCGGCTACGGTGCTGGAAGAAACCCCTATTCTAGAAACTAAGGCCGAAACATTTCAACCAGCTTACTCACCCGACGGTAAAGAGGTCGCTTTTCTGGAAGAGCGCACTACGCTGAAAGTAATCAACCTAGAAAGCAAAGGTGTGCGGACCATTCTGCCCGGTGATAAAAATTATTCCTACTCTGATGGCGATCAGTGGTACCAATGGTCGCCGGATGGTAAGTGGTTTTTGGCGCAGTTTTTAGACCGGGGACGCTGGATTCCTGAAGTAGGATTAATAGCTGCTTCGGGCGAAAGCGAAATAACGAACCTTACCAATAGCGGTTATGCCGATGTATTACCCAAGTGGCAAATGGACGGAGAAGTAGCTGTCTGGTTTACTGATCGGAGCGGTATGCGTAGTCACGGTAGCTGGGGCTCGCAGGATGATGTGTACGCTATGTTTTTTGACCCGGCAGCTTGGGAAAAGTTTAATCTGAGTAAAGAAGAATATGCACTACTAAAAGAGAAGGAAAAAGAAAAAAAAGAGGATTCTGAAGAAAAAGATGAGAAGGACAAAAAAGAGAAGGAGGTAACTGATCCGATTAATATCAAATTAGAAGATATTGAAGACCGTACCGCCCGACTGACGATTCATTCCTCCAGTTTAGCCGACGCATTACTTTCGCCTGACGGAGAAAAGCTGTACTACATGAGCAGCTTTGAAAAAGGCCACGACGTATGGGTGACTGATCTCCGAGAACGTTCTACCGAAATTCTGGTAAAGCTCAACCAGCGCGGGGGGCAGCTAGCGATGGATAAAGAAGGGAAGAACCTGTTCGTGCTGAACGGGGGCAAAATCACTAAAGTAGATATTGAGAAGAAGAACAAAAAGCCAGTAACCTTTAAGGCTGATATGCAGCTAAAACCGCTAGCCGAGCGGGAGTATCTTTACGAGCATATGTGGCGACAGGTACTAAAGAAATTCTACGTGAAAGACCTGCACAATGTCGGTTGGGATAGTCTGAAAGTAGCCTACGCTCAGTTTCTACCCCACATCAACAACAACTACGATTTTGCAGAGATGATGAGTGAGTTGCTCGGTGAACTCAATGCTTCCCACACCGGTTGCCGTTATTATCCCGACACCGAAGGAGCCGACGAAACCGCTTCTCTAGCTGTTTTCTACGATGAAGCCTACGAAGGCGATGGGCTAAAAATTCAGGAGATTATGGACAAAAGCCCGCTAGCTGATCCTGAGTATAACATTCAGGCCGGACATGTTATTGAAAAAATTGACGGTGAAACTATTTCGGCTGGCATGAACATAGCTCCGCTGCTCAATCACAAAAAAGATCAGTTTACCTTGCTTTCTATGTACAATCCTGATGAGAACCAACGCTGGGATGTGCGAGTAAAACCCGTGAGTACGGGACGAGAGAGCGAACTGCTGTACGAACGTTGGGTAAAACAACGTCGGACGGAAACCGAACAGCTATCTGACGGCAAGATTGGCTACGTACACGTGCGGGGCATGAACGATGCTAGTTTCCGAGAGGTATTTAGTGAGCTACTGGGCCGGTATTCCGATAAAGAATCTGTAGTGATTGATACCCGCTTTAACGGTGGCGGGTGGTTGCACGATGATTTGGTGACGTTTCTGAACGGACGAGAGTACATGACCTTCTTACCCCGAGGTCAAAAGATAGGAGCTGAACCGCAGTTTAAGTGGACACGGCCCTCTTCGGTAATTATGGGCGAAGGTAACTACTCCGATGCCCACATGTTTCCCTTCGCCTACAAAGCCCTCGGTATTGGCGAAACCGTTGGAATGCCGGTGCCTGGCACTGGAACTGCGGTATGGTGGGAACGACAAATTGATCCCAGTCTGGTATTTGGCATTCCCCAAGTAGGGATGGTAGATACGGACGGCAACTTCCTGGAAAATCAGCAACTGGAACCCGACCATTTGGTTAAGAATGATCCGAAGCCAGTATTGGAAGGCGAAGACCAGCAACTGAAAAAAGCCGTAGAAATTCTCTATCAACCTACTGACATTCCGATGGGGAAGTAG
- a CDS encoding DUF5615 family PIN-like protein, whose product MELLANENIPLASVIYLRSQGFDIKSIGIDHLGISDEEVMDIAIEENRTIVTHDSDYGELIFKHGYHPAVGVIYIRKQPTTPTETAHIVENIVNNTELNFAQTLTVLDSNGVRQKEY is encoded by the coding sequence TTGGAACTTTTAGCCAACGAAAATATCCCGCTAGCCAGTGTAATCTATCTTCGATCACAAGGATTTGATATCAAGTCAATTGGAATAGACCACCTTGGCATTTCCGATGAAGAAGTAATGGATATTGCCATTGAGGAGAACCGAACTATTGTTACCCACGATAGTGACTACGGAGAATTAATATTTAAGCACGGCTATCACCCTGCTGTGGGCGTAATTTACATTCGGAAACAACCTACTACTCCTACCGAAACTGCTCATATCGTAGAGAATATCGTTAATAATACTGAACTAAATTTTGCCCAAACCCTTACTGTTCTAGACTCAAACGGTGTAAGACAAAAGGAATATTAG
- a CDS encoding DUF433 domain-containing protein: protein MNWKDHIVSDNKVLLENPTVKGTRLLVEHIVGLLAEGWDEQQILENYPRLSKESLRAVFSYVQDCMKDGVLYTNIQ, encoded by the coding sequence ATGAATTGGAAAGACCATATTGTATCAGATAATAAGGTTTTATTAGAGAACCCTACCGTTAAAGGCACTCGACTTTTGGTAGAGCATATTGTTGGTCTATTAGCTGAAGGATGGGACGAACAGCAGATTCTGGAAAACTATCCTCGTCTCTCTAAAGAGTCATTACGGGCTGTATTTTCATACGTCCAAGACTGTATGAAAGACGGGGTGCTGTACACTAATATTCAATAA
- a CDS encoding sugar phosphate isomerase/epimerase family protein has protein sequence MNLTIEKTLYYTTLFISYIEKILSCYINIYNLTMMKRRNFLKTTAAASVSIPFLSSAALTINNPYVAQMGVQLYTVRDQMENDPVATLKAIKEAGYAQIEGGDVRAYQELTPIMQDLGLTSSSTFFPWSFITGRWDLVEQEKPKNYSFEKMVDDAVKYNFKYLVFGYMVEGERETLDDYRKVAEQLNRAGELCQKAGIDLCYHNHAFEFEPMEGQVPFRILMEEFEPSTVFFELDVFWASLAGHDPIGLMKEMPKRIKLLHLKDKKPNTPTMFDHNQVPHDTFQELGDGVVEITKIMQLAKEIGVEQCFVEQDQSPNPVASINQSMSYLRSNL, from the coding sequence ATGAATCTAACAATCGAGAAAACCCTTTACTACACTACGCTATTTATCTCATATATAGAAAAAATACTATCTTGCTACATTAACATATATAACCTAACAATGATGAAACGGCGTAACTTCCTAAAAACTACTGCGGCTGCTAGTGTAAGTATCCCCTTTTTAAGTTCGGCTGCATTGACTATTAACAATCCTTACGTAGCCCAGATGGGTGTACAATTGTATACCGTTCGCGATCAGATGGAGAATGATCCGGTAGCCACTCTAAAAGCAATTAAAGAAGCCGGTTACGCCCAGATTGAGGGAGGAGATGTTCGTGCTTATCAGGAGCTTACTCCCATAATGCAAGACCTAGGCCTTACTTCCAGTAGCACCTTCTTCCCCTGGTCATTTATTACCGGACGGTGGGATTTAGTAGAACAAGAAAAGCCTAAAAATTACTCGTTTGAAAAGATGGTAGATGATGCAGTAAAGTACAACTTTAAGTACTTAGTATTTGGCTACATGGTAGAAGGAGAGCGAGAAACGCTGGATGATTATCGGAAAGTAGCCGAGCAATTAAATAGGGCGGGTGAGCTTTGCCAGAAGGCAGGCATTGACCTTTGCTACCACAACCACGCTTTTGAATTTGAGCCAATGGAAGGACAAGTACCTTTCCGAATTCTGATGGAAGAGTTTGAACCGAGTACCGTATTCTTTGAACTGGATGTATTCTGGGCTAGTTTGGCCGGACATGATCCCATTGGACTAATGAAGGAAATGCCGAAACGCATTAAATTGCTTCATCTGAAAGACAAAAAGCCAAATACCCCCACCATGTTTGACCATAACCAAGTGCCCCACGATACTTTTCAGGAATTGGGCGATGGGGTGGTAGAGATTACCAAGATTATGCAACTGGCCAAGGAGATTGGTGTAGAACAATGTTTTGTAGAACAAGACCAATCGCCTAACCCTGTGGCCAGCATCAACCAGAGCATGAGCTATTTGCGTAGTAATCTGTAG
- a CDS encoding histidinol-phosphatase, which produces MTYTNYHSHCYFCDGKDTPEVYLQRAIQLGMPAYGISSHAPLPYELSWPMKEADRESYVREIERLKEKYTNQIEVYRGLEVDFIPGVVGPSWVKDTFSLDYTIGSVHFVDFFTNGFPWEIDGRHQVFLQGLQEIFANNIEAAICRYYALVRQMVREDPPDIVGHLDKIKIQSEGSKLFNERATWYEAEVEKTLDSIAEVGLIMEVNTRGIYKQLTPEPYPSYWILERMRERNIPIMLNSDAHHPREISSHFAEVTARLSAIGYEQVRVLYQGVWQDVARFKI; this is translated from the coding sequence GTGACCTACACTAACTATCACAGCCACTGCTATTTTTGCGATGGCAAAGATACTCCGGAAGTTTATCTTCAGCGGGCAATTCAGCTAGGAATGCCCGCTTACGGTATTTCTTCTCATGCTCCGTTGCCCTACGAGCTTTCGTGGCCAATGAAAGAGGCTGACCGAGAAAGCTACGTACGGGAAATAGAGCGGCTAAAAGAAAAGTACACAAATCAGATTGAAGTGTACCGGGGATTGGAAGTAGACTTTATTCCCGGGGTGGTGGGGCCAAGCTGGGTAAAAGATACGTTCTCCCTAGATTATACGATAGGCTCGGTGCATTTTGTAGACTTTTTTACCAATGGCTTCCCCTGGGAGATTGATGGTAGGCATCAGGTATTTCTGCAAGGCCTGCAAGAAATTTTCGCCAACAATATTGAAGCTGCCATTTGTCGGTATTATGCTCTCGTTCGGCAAATGGTGCGAGAAGACCCACCCGATATTGTTGGTCACCTGGACAAAATCAAAATACAAAGCGAAGGGAGTAAACTTTTCAACGAACGCGCTACTTGGTACGAAGCCGAGGTAGAAAAAACATTAGACAGCATTGCCGAGGTTGGACTGATTATGGAAGTGAATACCCGTGGCATATACAAACAACTTACCCCTGAACCCTATCCCAGCTACTGGATTTTAGAACGAATGCGCGAACGTAATATTCCGATTATGCTTAATTCAGACGCTCACCACCCGAGGGAAATCAGTAGTCATTTTGCCGAAGTAACCGCGCGATTGAGCGCCATAGGCTACGAGCAAGTGCGTGTACTTTACCAAGGAGTATGGCAAGATGTAGCGCGCTTTAAAATATGA
- a CDS encoding bifunctional nuclease domain-containing protein, with translation MNSSLEREYVDQATQGDKRAFNQLAELYYNDCFQKAKAILKDEVLSQDVVQISLLQAYRSLHKLHSPARFKYWLLGIVRNISLNYTKEKSRLFFSLDSVLTTSQYSEERPHQISELIRSSVQSLDEHYRAVILAYYYDGLSQAEIALQQKLTLSTVKVRLHRGRQLLKQKLATQKDLFYYYQQSIKPAAMKKMTIADLYVKKSGGATLLLQTEEGEYFLPIVIGIFEADAIFLGLEGFKQGRPFTHDLTASIIEAAQVTLVNVCIHQITNGVFIADLTVKHGKEELKIDARPSDAIALAVRFNAPVLVTDEVLEKAGVPVPEMYRQTVPQAKGLNQIARYFAQDKIGQIVRESVQQKESKVEEKQAAKELGERQKWLVDLVFGDGDLPKADLSWQPHRYTTWSDALSNPDQVDWLDIKNQDLTDFSEKIKFLPQIEVLELAGHELAELPSGIEQLAKLRQLNLADNQLRSLPDTMEQLPQLKGLNLRNNAFKELPEVVSRLPALRQMDLSKNPTLDMSQAFSVLGHAKFLHHLELRESNLTNLPEEITRLRGLVILDLGNDPALNLSQAFPVLSRLPSLNMLEMKAFQLNALPEEVTLLQQLTGLSLNDNPQLDLELLCHQLSQLKNLRILALMCCNLSALPSEIQLLNKLEVLELGNNTIPKEEQQRIKELLPNTTVIF, from the coding sequence GTGAATTCATCATTAGAACGAGAGTACGTAGATCAGGCAACGCAAGGAGACAAGCGGGCATTTAATCAGCTAGCCGAACTTTACTATAACGACTGCTTTCAGAAAGCAAAAGCAATTTTAAAGGATGAAGTGCTATCGCAAGATGTAGTTCAAATCTCACTATTGCAGGCGTACCGTAGTCTGCATAAACTTCATTCTCCTGCCCGATTCAAATATTGGCTGCTCGGAATTGTCCGCAACATAAGCCTCAATTACACGAAGGAAAAAAGTCGGTTATTCTTCTCATTAGACAGTGTTCTAACAACATCTCAGTATTCAGAAGAAAGGCCCCATCAGATCAGCGAGCTAATACGCTCTTCGGTACAATCGTTAGATGAGCATTATCGGGCTGTGATTCTGGCCTACTACTACGATGGTTTGAGCCAAGCGGAGATTGCATTACAACAAAAGCTTACTCTTTCTACCGTAAAGGTTAGACTGCACCGGGGGCGACAGTTACTTAAGCAAAAGCTCGCCACCCAAAAGGATTTATTCTACTATTATCAACAATCAATAAAGCCAGCAGCTATGAAAAAAATGACTATTGCTGACCTTTACGTGAAAAAAAGCGGGGGGGCGACCCTATTGCTTCAGACGGAAGAAGGAGAATACTTTTTGCCCATCGTTATCGGAATTTTTGAGGCAGATGCCATATTTCTCGGACTAGAAGGTTTTAAGCAGGGTCGTCCATTCACGCATGATTTAACGGCTTCTATTATTGAGGCTGCTCAAGTTACACTAGTGAATGTTTGTATTCATCAAATTACCAATGGCGTATTTATTGCTGATCTTACGGTGAAGCATGGAAAAGAAGAGCTAAAAATAGATGCTCGTCCGAGCGATGCCATTGCTTTGGCCGTGCGATTCAACGCGCCCGTACTCGTTACAGATGAAGTATTGGAGAAGGCGGGCGTTCCGGTTCCAGAAATGTATCGGCAAACCGTTCCGCAGGCAAAAGGGCTTAATCAAATTGCCCGCTACTTTGCCCAAGATAAAATAGGCCAAATTGTGCGTGAATCTGTTCAGCAGAAGGAAAGTAAAGTGGAAGAAAAGCAGGCCGCCAAAGAGCTAGGTGAGCGGCAGAAATGGTTAGTGGATCTAGTGTTTGGCGATGGCGATCTACCCAAAGCAGATTTAAGCTGGCAACCGCATCGGTACACTACCTGGAGCGATGCTTTGAGCAACCCGGATCAAGTGGATTGGTTAGACATAAAGAATCAAGATCTCACTGACTTTTCCGAAAAGATTAAGTTTCTCCCGCAAATTGAAGTATTGGAATTGGCTGGACACGAACTAGCCGAGTTGCCCTCAGGAATTGAACAACTAGCGAAGCTTCGCCAATTAAATCTGGCTGATAATCAGCTTCGCAGCCTGCCCGATACTATGGAGCAACTGCCGCAGTTAAAGGGCTTGAACCTACGAAATAATGCGTTCAAGGAGTTACCGGAAGTAGTTAGTCGGTTGCCCGCACTGCGGCAAATGGATTTATCTAAGAACCCTACTTTAGATATGTCGCAAGCCTTTAGTGTTTTAGGTCACGCCAAATTTTTGCATCACCTTGAACTCCGAGAAAGTAATCTGACTAATCTGCCGGAAGAAATTACTCGTTTGCGCGGTTTAGTAATTCTAGATTTGGGAAATGACCCAGCACTAAACCTATCACAAGCGTTTCCGGTTTTGAGTCGGCTGCCTTCGCTAAACATGTTAGAAATGAAAGCATTCCAGCTAAATGCTCTGCCGGAAGAGGTTACCTTGCTGCAACAGCTTACCGGGCTTAGCTTAAATGATAATCCGCAGCTAGACCTGGAGCTTCTCTGCCATCAACTTAGCCAGCTTAAAAATTTAAGAATACTAGCGTTGATGTGCTGTAATTTGTCCGCACTTCCTTCAGAAATACAGCTACTCAATAAACTGGAAGTGCTTGAGCTAGGTAATAATACTATTCCAAAAGAAGAACAGCAGCGAATCAAGGAACTACTGCCCAATACCACCGTTATTTTCTAG
- a CDS encoding Rpn family recombination-promoting nuclease/putative transposase yields the protein MEERREKYINPFTDYGFKRLFGEEPNKDLLLDFLNELLKHEQGRITALTYLKSDKLGTSEEDRKAVFDLYCQNERGEKFIVELQKTKQKFFKDRTIYYSTFPIREQAQRGSDWTFELKAVYTVAILDFVFDADKDEPNKFRYDVKLTDIDTCKIFYDKLTFIYLEMPKFNKSVELLESRFDKWMYVIRNLNELDRIPNELREGVFERLFEVAEIAKFSKEEAKAYEDSLKSYRDLKNSLDTAFEEGIEKGIEKERKVVVRNSLNAGLSLEMIASITRLSQEEIRRIKNEGNNS from the coding sequence ATGGAAGAGCGAAGAGAGAAATATATCAACCCTTTCACTGATTACGGCTTCAAGCGACTGTTTGGCGAAGAGCCAAACAAAGATTTATTACTGGACTTTCTCAATGAACTGCTCAAGCACGAGCAAGGTAGAATCACCGCACTGACCTACCTGAAGTCTGACAAACTAGGTACTAGCGAAGAAGACCGGAAGGCGGTTTTTGATCTGTATTGTCAGAACGAACGAGGTGAGAAATTCATTGTAGAATTACAGAAGACCAAACAGAAATTCTTCAAGGATAGGACTATATATTATTCAACGTTTCCGATCCGAGAACAGGCTCAGCGAGGCTCGGACTGGACATTTGAATTGAAAGCAGTATATACGGTTGCTATCCTAGATTTCGTGTTTGATGCTGATAAGGATGAACCGAATAAGTTCAGATATGATGTGAAACTAACGGACATTGATACTTGCAAGATATTCTACGATAAACTGACCTTCATTTACTTAGAAATGCCTAAGTTCAATAAATCTGTAGAACTACTGGAATCACGATTTGACAAATGGATGTACGTTATTCGTAACCTGAACGAATTAGACAGAATACCGAACGAATTACGTGAGGGGGTTTTTGAGCGCTTGTTTGAAGTGGCTGAGATAGCCAAGTTCAGCAAAGAGGAAGCGAAGGCTTATGAAGATAGTTTGAAGTCGTATAGAGATTTGAAAAACTCGCTAGATACTGCGTTTGAGGAAGGGATAGAAAAGGGAATAGAGAAAGAGAGAAAGGTGGTGGTTCGGAATTCATTAAATGCAGGATTGTCACTTGAAATGATAGCTAGCATTACTAGATTGAGCCAAGAGGAAATTAGGAGGATAAAAAACGAGGGTAACAACAGCTAA
- a CDS encoding transposase, which yields MVYLCGKSRMQLSEILEELLPLADPLQVQRVEKDETLQEVHIHLEVDATHQPPTGQVVHQYYDRKWEHLPLFQYRCFIHCRLPVYQDTQTGKTRALQVSFSREQSRFTLLYERYVMDLLQLYHNVTKVAEQLGVYPQRIANIYHHSTEAAYQSHSVSVCPQVGIDETSTRKGHDYITAFVDLDTHQILALEDGKGADTIERFFQNHPNPEVVQNISSDMSPAFAKGVQSYFPWAKVTYDKWHVFKLLSKHLDKLADRHPAKCAYVMLLQGIPTVKRT from the coding sequence ATGGTTTATCTTTGCGGAAAAAGCCGTATGCAACTTAGCGAGATATTAGAAGAACTACTGCCTTTGGCTGATCCTCTACAGGTTCAACGAGTAGAAAAAGACGAAACATTGCAAGAGGTGCATATCCATCTGGAAGTAGATGCTACGCACCAGCCACCCACTGGTCAAGTAGTGCATCAGTATTATGATCGGAAATGGGAACACCTGCCCTTGTTTCAGTACCGTTGCTTCATTCACTGCCGCCTGCCGGTCTATCAAGATACGCAAACCGGCAAAACTCGTGCTTTGCAGGTAAGTTTCAGTCGGGAGCAGTCCCGCTTTACGCTACTCTACGAACGCTATGTGATGGATTTGTTGCAGCTATATCACAATGTTACTAAAGTAGCCGAGCAGTTAGGGGTATATCCGCAACGCATTGCCAATATCTATCATCACTCTACCGAAGCTGCTTACCAATCTCATAGCGTGTCAGTCTGCCCGCAGGTAGGTATTGACGAAACATCTACGCGCAAGGGCCATGATTATATCACTGCGTTTGTAGACTTGGATACTCATCAGATTTTAGCCCTAGAAGATGGTAAAGGGGCTGATACCATTGAGCGGTTCTTCCAAAATCATCCCAACCCGGAGGTAGTACAAAACATCTCCTCTGACATGTCCCCAGCCTTTGCTAAGGGGGTGCAGAGCTACTTCCCCTGGGCTAAGGTGACCTACGACAAATGGCATGTGTTCAAACTACTAAGCAAGCACTTGGACAAACTTGCCGACCGACACCCTGCCAAATGTGCTTACGTGATGCTACTGCAAGGTATCCCTACGGTGAAACGGACTTGA
- the tnpA gene encoding IS66 family insertion sequence element accessory protein TnpA — MAHFRTEQKMFPVVEAWQSSGQTQKAFCAAHNISVSVLAYWLRRYRDHHVDESDESVGFVPVRMDVSGPAALEVSLPSGAVLRFAQVVPVGYLKALL, encoded by the coding sequence ATGGCACATTTTCGTACTGAGCAAAAGATGTTTCCTGTAGTGGAAGCTTGGCAGAGCAGTGGACAAACGCAAAAAGCGTTCTGCGCTGCGCATAATATTTCTGTTTCGGTGTTGGCCTACTGGCTACGGCGTTACCGCGATCACCACGTTGATGAGAGCGATGAGTCCGTTGGTTTTGTTCCCGTCCGTATGGATGTATCCGGTCCGGCAGCCCTGGAAGTGAGTTTACCTTCGGGGGCGGTGTTGCGTTTTGCACAAGTAGTACCGGTGGGGTATCTGAAAGCTTTGCTGTAG
- the tnpB gene encoding IS66 family insertion sequence element accessory protein TnpB (TnpB, as the term is used for proteins encoded by IS66 family insertion elements, is considered an accessory protein, since TnpC, encoded by a neighboring gene, is a DDE family transposase.) gives MLMSLAKRIFLYSHSVDMRKGFDGLSGIVSQQMGADVLSGDAYVFVGRRKDRLKLLVWESSGFVLYYKRLEAGTFRLPNGKQSAVELSSAELWALLEGLDVEVKQRRKRYKLSA, from the coding sequence ATGTTGATGAGCTTAGCCAAGCGAATATTCTTGTATTCGCACAGCGTGGACATGCGCAAAGGGTTTGATGGGCTATCGGGCATCGTATCTCAACAGATGGGTGCGGATGTACTGTCGGGGGATGCCTACGTGTTTGTGGGGCGCCGGAAAGACCGTTTAAAGTTACTGGTATGGGAGTCTTCGGGCTTCGTATTATACTACAAACGCCTAGAGGCGGGTACGTTTCGTTTACCTAACGGTAAGCAGTCTGCCGTAGAGCTGTCTTCGGCTGAACTGTGGGCGTTATTGGAAGGGCTGGACGTAGAGGTGAAGCAGCGACGAAAACGCTACAAACTATCGGCCTGA